In one Niallia taxi genomic region, the following are encoded:
- the flgD gene encoding flagellar hook assembly protein FlgD — protein MANTIDDSSLYLSTLQNQTAKTGNSSLGKDEFLKILITQLQNQDPSNPMEDKDFIAQMATFSSLEQMTNMNTTMSNFISLQTQSNLISYGQFVGKEVAWTKAETGDNGETSITSGTGKVASIAYKGTDVEFTLEDGTVVNPGNISNVYSESDDNSLVSASRLIGKTVSYLNADNEEMSSVVKSVSLKNGQIQLTLDDDQQSQINAGKITKIE, from the coding sequence TTGGCAAATACTATCGATGATTCTTCCTTATATTTATCGACACTACAAAACCAGACAGCAAAAACGGGCAATTCAAGTCTTGGCAAAGATGAATTCTTGAAAATCCTTATAACACAATTGCAAAACCAGGATCCGTCAAACCCGATGGAAGATAAAGATTTTATAGCTCAAATGGCGACATTTTCAAGCTTGGAGCAAATGACAAACATGAACACGACGATGAGTAATTTCATCTCTTTGCAAACACAATCAAACTTAATTTCTTACGGACAATTTGTCGGCAAGGAAGTTGCATGGACAAAAGCAGAAACAGGTGATAATGGTGAAACATCCATAACATCTGGAACAGGCAAAGTTGCATCAATTGCTTATAAAGGAACAGATGTTGAATTTACGCTTGAGGATGGCACTGTTGTTAACCCTGGTAACATTTCGAATGTATACAGTGAATCTGATGACAATAGTTTGGTTTCTGCCAGCCGTTTAATCGGCAAAACAGTTTCCTATCTGAATGCAGACAATGAAGAGATGAGCAGTGTCGTTAAGTCAGTCTCATTAAAAAATGGCCAAATTCAGCTAACATTAGATGATGACCAGCAAAGTCAGATAAATGCAGGGAAAATCACGAAAATCGAATAG
- the flgC gene encoding flagellar basal body rod protein FlgC, whose protein sequence is MTIFHSMNTTASALTANRLRMDVISSNMANAETTRGKLVNGEWEPYRRKSVVLQAQEGNSFASHLNAATAGNSATGNGVKVTKIAEDTETPFEMVYDPENPDANADGYVQMPNVDPLREMVDLMSATRSYEANVTVLNASKSMLMKTLEIGK, encoded by the coding sequence ATGACGATATTCCATAGCATGAATACAACTGCTTCTGCGCTAACAGCAAACAGGCTGCGAATGGACGTTATCTCCTCTAATATGGCGAATGCAGAAACAACAAGAGGAAAGCTAGTGAATGGTGAATGGGAGCCGTACAGAAGAAAATCAGTGGTATTGCAAGCACAAGAGGGCAATTCATTTGCATCACATTTGAATGCCGCAACAGCAGGCAATTCAGCCACAGGAAATGGCGTTAAAGTAACAAAGATTGCAGAAGATACGGAAACACCTTTTGAAATGGTGTATGATCCGGAAAACCCAGATGCTAATGCCGACGGTTATGTACAAATGCCGAATGTTGACCCATTAAGGGAAATGGTTGATTTGATGAGTGCTACAAGGTCTTATGAAGCGAACGTAACAGTATTAAATGCATCGAAAAGCATGCTTATGAAAACTTTAGAGATTGGAAAGTAG
- a CDS encoding flagellar FlbD family protein: MINVTRLNGKTFRLNALFIETIESFPDTTITLSNGRKYVVKEKEDEVVKSVRAFYQSVNLFGLPNLGERDDEEQ, translated from the coding sequence GTGATAAATGTTACTCGACTAAATGGAAAGACTTTCAGGCTTAATGCATTATTTATTGAGACAATTGAATCCTTCCCAGACACAACGATAACGTTGTCGAATGGGAGGAAATATGTTGTAAAAGAAAAAGAAGATGAAGTTGTGAAGTCAGTGAGAGCTTTTTATCAATCTGTTAACCTTTTTGGATTACCGAACTTGGGAGAGAGAGACGATGAAGAACAATAA
- the fliF gene encoding flagellar basal-body MS-ring/collar protein FliF, with translation MKENMNKFFNPLKEYWTNRSKKQKTVLVSGILLLLLMVSFATYFLTKENLVPLYSNLSPSETGKIKETLDSKGITSEISDGGKTISVPENVVDSMKVELAAEGIPNTGSIDYSFFSQNASFGMTDNEFNVMKLDAMQTEISNLIKGIDGINDANVMITLPSEGVFVSDETGEASASIVLNTKPGYNFSESQIKGLYTLVAKSVPNLPTDNIVITNQNFEYFDLNSTTNNAGDTFTAQNNVKKQVEKDIQRQVQQMLGTLMGQNKVMVSVTADIDFTQENREENLVTPVDEENMKGIEVSAQNISETYTGGSAAAEGTPEAEDQADTTTTNTETTTSGSGDSEKIDNTINYEVNRIKKQIVESPYKIRDLGIQVMVEPPTADDPSSLSQDSVDDITNMLGTIVRTSIDKTETGTLSDADLQSKIAVSVQEFNGKTTASSETTSTSIPWWVYAVGGVLLAVIGLLIFLFVRGRKKKAAEPEEEIISPVSIPDVNDEVESEGTLRRKQLEKMAKDKPEDFAKLLRTWITEE, from the coding sequence ATGAAAGAAAACATGAATAAGTTTTTTAATCCTTTAAAAGAATATTGGACAAATCGTTCTAAAAAGCAAAAGACTGTTTTGGTAAGCGGCATTCTTTTGCTTCTTCTTATGGTATCATTTGCAACTTATTTCTTAACAAAAGAAAATTTAGTTCCTTTATACAGCAACCTGTCTCCGTCAGAAACAGGAAAAATTAAAGAAACACTTGATAGCAAAGGAATTACATCAGAGATTTCAGATGGCGGAAAAACAATAAGCGTTCCAGAAAATGTTGTGGATTCAATGAAGGTGGAATTAGCAGCGGAAGGAATTCCGAATACAGGCAGTATTGATTATTCGTTTTTCAGTCAAAATGCGAGCTTCGGAATGACAGATAATGAGTTCAATGTTATGAAGCTAGATGCAATGCAAACAGAAATTTCTAACTTGATTAAAGGCATCGACGGTATTAACGATGCAAATGTTATGATCACATTACCGAGTGAAGGTGTGTTTGTATCAGATGAAACTGGAGAAGCTTCAGCCTCTATTGTCCTCAACACAAAACCAGGCTATAACTTCTCCGAGAGTCAAATAAAAGGATTATATACACTTGTCGCAAAAAGTGTTCCAAACCTTCCTACTGATAATATCGTCATTACAAACCAAAACTTTGAATATTTTGACCTAAATTCTACAACTAATAATGCAGGTGACACATTTACTGCTCAAAATAACGTGAAAAAACAAGTTGAAAAAGACATTCAAAGACAAGTTCAGCAAATGCTTGGCACATTAATGGGACAAAATAAAGTCATGGTTTCAGTAACTGCAGATATTGACTTTACCCAAGAAAACAGAGAAGAAAACCTGGTTACGCCAGTTGATGAAGAAAATATGAAGGGTATCGAAGTGAGCGCACAAAATATCTCAGAAACATATACAGGAGGTAGTGCTGCAGCAGAAGGTACACCTGAAGCAGAAGATCAGGCAGATACAACTACTACGAACACTGAAACAACTACATCAGGTTCTGGTGACTCTGAGAAAATTGATAACACAATTAATTACGAGGTTAATAGAATTAAAAAGCAAATTGTAGAGAGCCCATATAAAATCCGTGACCTTGGTATTCAAGTTATGGTAGAGCCTCCTACAGCAGATGATCCATCTTCACTTTCACAAGATAGTGTTGACGACATTACAAATATGCTAGGAACAATCGTAAGAACTTCTATTGATAAGACAGAAACAGGCACTCTTTCAGATGCAGACTTACAAAGCAAAATTGCCGTATCTGTACAAGAATTTAACGGAAAAACTACTGCTTCATCAGAAACAACTAGCACGTCTATTCCTTGGTGGGTATACGCAGTTGGTGGAGTATTACTTGCTGTAATTGGTTTATTAATCTTCTTGTTTGTAAGAGGTCGTAAGAAGAAAGCAGCAGAGCCGGAAGAAGAAATTATTTCACCTGTATCCATTCCTGACGTAAATGATGAAGTGGAATCAGAGGGAACACTTCGCAGAAAACAATTAGAGAAAATGGCAAAAGATAAGCCAGAAGACTTTGCGAAACTTCTTCGTACTTGGATAACAGAGGAATAA
- a CDS encoding flagellar hook-length control protein FliK yields MLLNSVGVSTTGTTSNQLSFKAADKTKFLSMINGIMNGTSQQETSATTQKEDSSLQGLADLLTGETIDSDKLAESLTAIQQLLAANGEEGKNDSDSLEAAFNLVVNQLMELMNGMNFTNVSDDMFSKTNLPEVLNQLKAIEQVAGQNPDFKFSKQLTDVMQSLSKLFTTIMQAVDGQSPSTTASLEAAAILQKEAATDMTGAKGAKASVMDEDGQTGSLKTLIESIAQKVETLSKKQDNTDTLPKRLLNPLLVGTLQKAESKAVSVSETKTETKEADTTSKSEWKMPSFVGQLQTSSTFGKPEALTLMQSTGNSVSGSELEEQLENILKSSSFTKIGNTQKMILRLAPENLGSLRIEILQTDGNLVAKIMTTTAQAKDALDAHLNSLKHGLSSQNINVDKIEINFVPTSQEKGTKDQQQQENHQQHRPAEKEENRNEQEQDDKSFLEELLQAEQ; encoded by the coding sequence ATGCTGCTTAATAGTGTGGGAGTTAGTACAACAGGAACTACATCAAATCAGCTTTCTTTCAAAGCGGCAGATAAAACAAAGTTCTTATCGATGATCAATGGGATAATGAACGGCACATCACAGCAAGAAACTTCTGCAACAACGCAAAAAGAAGATTCTAGCTTGCAAGGCTTGGCAGACCTGTTGACAGGTGAAACGATAGATTCAGATAAGCTTGCCGAAAGCTTAACAGCAATTCAGCAGCTACTAGCTGCTAATGGAGAAGAAGGAAAGAACGATTCAGATTCTTTGGAAGCTGCCTTCAATCTCGTAGTAAACCAGCTGATGGAATTAATGAATGGGATGAATTTTACAAATGTCTCAGATGATATGTTTTCAAAAACGAATCTTCCAGAGGTTTTAAATCAGCTGAAAGCAATTGAACAGGTTGCAGGCCAAAATCCGGATTTTAAATTCAGTAAGCAGCTTACTGATGTTATGCAAAGCTTGTCCAAGCTATTTACAACAATCATGCAAGCAGTAGATGGTCAGTCTCCAAGCACCACTGCTTCTTTAGAAGCTGCAGCTATTTTACAAAAAGAGGCAGCTACTGACATGACGGGAGCAAAAGGTGCAAAAGCTTCTGTAATGGATGAGGATGGACAAACAGGCAGCTTGAAAACATTGATTGAGTCCATTGCTCAGAAGGTCGAAACACTTTCTAAGAAGCAAGATAATACGGATACACTGCCTAAAAGGCTGTTGAACCCCTTGCTTGTAGGAACATTGCAGAAGGCAGAAAGTAAAGCAGTCTCCGTGTCAGAGACAAAGACAGAAACGAAGGAAGCAGACACCACTAGTAAATCAGAATGGAAGATGCCGTCCTTTGTAGGCCAGCTTCAAACCAGCAGTACCTTTGGAAAACCAGAAGCATTAACATTGATGCAGTCAACAGGTAACTCCGTTTCTGGAAGTGAGTTGGAAGAGCAGCTTGAAAATATCCTGAAAAGCAGTTCGTTCACGAAAATAGGAAATACCCAAAAGATGATTTTAAGGCTTGCACCAGAAAATCTTGGTTCATTACGAATTGAGATACTGCAAACCGATGGAAATTTAGTCGCCAAGATTATGACGACAACCGCACAGGCGAAGGATGCTCTTGATGCACATTTAAACAGTTTAAAGCATGGCTTAAGCTCACAAAATATTAATGTTGATAAGATTGAAATTAATTTTGTGCCAACTTCACAGGAAAAAGGAACGAAAGACCAGCAACAGCAGGAAAACCATCAGCAACACAGGCCTGCTGAAAAAGAGGAAAACAGAAATGAGCAGGAGCAAGATGATAAAAGCTTCTTAGAAGAGCTTCTGCAAGCGGAACAGTAA
- the flgG gene encoding flagellar basal body rod protein FlgG codes for MLRSLYSGISGMKNFQTKLDVIGNNISNVNTYGFKKGRTTFSDLISQTSAGATAPTATAGGINAKQVGLGSQVASVDTIHTQGSMQTTGRTLDLAISGDGYFVVQDAAGSNFYTRSGNFYFDANRNIVTSSGMKLAGAGTIPETAQSFSIGADGSISYVDENGETQDAGQIQLAKFSNPEGLQKSGGNTFQVSGNSGPATLTNANEGGAGSINSGYLEMSNVDLSEEFTDMIVAQRGFQSNTKIITTSDEILQELVNLKR; via the coding sequence ATGTTACGTTCACTATATTCAGGAATCAGCGGTATGAAAAACTTCCAGACTAAGCTTGATGTTATCGGAAACAATATTTCCAACGTTAATACTTATGGTTTTAAAAAAGGAAGAACTACTTTCAGCGATCTTATTAGCCAGACATCTGCTGGTGCTACAGCTCCAACAGCAACTGCAGGAGGAATTAACGCAAAGCAAGTCGGTCTTGGATCACAGGTTGCTTCTGTAGATACTATTCATACACAAGGAAGCATGCAGACAACTGGAAGAACGCTTGACTTAGCAATTTCAGGAGACGGTTATTTCGTTGTCCAAGATGCTGCAGGCTCTAACTTCTACACTAGATCAGGAAACTTCTACTTTGATGCAAACAGAAATATCGTAACATCAAGTGGGATGAAACTAGCTGGAGCGGGCACAATTCCTGAAACAGCTCAATCCTTCAGTATTGGTGCAGATGGAAGCATTTCTTATGTGGATGAAAACGGCGAAACACAAGATGCTGGCCAAATTCAGCTTGCTAAGTTTTCTAACCCAGAAGGCCTACAAAAATCTGGCGGAAATACGTTCCAAGTATCTGGGAACTCTGGTCCTGCTACTTTAACTAATGCAAATGAAGGTGGAGCAGGAAGCATTAACAGTGGTTACTTGGAAATGTCCAATGTTGATTTATCAGAAGAATTTACAGATATGATTGTTGCACAAAGAGGGTTCCAATCTAACACAAAAATCATCACTACATCTGATGAAATCCTGCAAGAATTAGTTAACTTAAAACGATAA
- the fliE gene encoding flagellar hook-basal body complex protein FliE, which translates to MASVNLPAVSSTLPLTNTSATATKATGSEVQKSFSSFLKESINNVNKAQNESDVLTNKLAKGEDVDLSQVMITSQKASVMMSATLEFRNKAVEAYQEMMRMSI; encoded by the coding sequence ATGGCGTCAGTAAATCTTCCAGCAGTGTCATCCACATTGCCGTTAACTAACACTTCTGCAACAGCAACCAAAGCGACTGGTTCAGAAGTACAAAAAAGCTTTTCTTCCTTTTTAAAGGAATCAATTAATAATGTTAATAAAGCACAAAATGAATCGGATGTTCTTACAAACAAGCTTGCAAAAGGAGAAGACGTTGATCTTTCGCAAGTAATGATTACATCACAAAAGGCAAGTGTTATGATGTCAGCTACATTAGAATTTAGAAACAAAGCAGTCGAAGCGTATCAAGAAATGATGAGAATGTCTATTTAA
- the fliJ gene encoding flagellar export protein FliJ: MSYKFKFEKILTIKEREKDEASADYNLAVKRFEDAAEKLYELLKRKEELEEYQSNKLVGGLSVQAIRHHQHFISNLAKMIEHSQQIVVNARNSMNYYQQKLVDKNLEVKKFVKIKEKDILHFINTEKALEAKQMDDISIQQYMQPGRLGS; encoded by the coding sequence ATGAGCTACAAGTTTAAGTTTGAAAAAATCCTGACAATTAAAGAGAGAGAAAAGGATGAGGCTAGCGCTGATTACAATCTGGCTGTCAAGCGTTTCGAAGATGCAGCAGAGAAATTGTATGAGCTGCTGAAACGAAAGGAAGAATTGGAAGAATACCAATCTAACAAGCTAGTAGGCGGGCTTTCTGTTCAAGCAATTCGACATCATCAGCATTTTATCAGCAACCTGGCAAAAATGATTGAGCATAGCCAGCAGATAGTCGTAAATGCACGGAATTCCATGAACTATTATCAGCAAAAGCTTGTTGATAAAAACTTGGAAGTGAAAAAGTTCGTTAAAATTAAAGAAAAAGATATCTTGCATTTTATCAATACAGAAAAGGCACTAGAAGCAAAGCAGATGGATGATATCTCCATTCAGCAATATATGCAGCCAGGAAGGTTAGGTAGCTAA
- a CDS encoding MotE family protein, translating to MDNMVDDKKKPFNFFQRFLLVIVIPLMFAVVVALILMIYSGADVVSKGKELMNHIPFLSSEKASTDQVIADNKQNIADLEKQLKEQTANIESLESQLKASEAESKSLKVDKIKLQNQLDELKNTQEKTQKAFDDIVKTYETMSAKKSAAILSAMSQDEALKILASLKPAILATILEKMEPSVASKYTELLAANSASGSSSDTSTDTASSE from the coding sequence ATGGATAATATGGTCGATGACAAAAAGAAACCATTCAATTTCTTTCAGCGGTTTTTGCTGGTAATTGTTATTCCATTGATGTTTGCTGTTGTCGTTGCATTGATCCTGATGATTTACTCTGGTGCGGACGTGGTCTCAAAAGGAAAGGAACTGATGAACCATATTCCATTTCTTAGCTCAGAAAAGGCGTCTACTGACCAGGTTATTGCAGACAACAAACAAAATATCGCGGATTTAGAAAAACAGCTCAAGGAACAAACCGCGAATATAGAATCATTAGAGTCACAGCTAAAGGCAAGTGAAGCGGAAAGCAAATCATTGAAGGTTGATAAAATTAAACTTCAAAATCAGCTTGATGAACTCAAAAACACACAGGAAAAAACACAAAAGGCTTTTGATGACATTGTCAAAACATATGAAACAATGTCTGCAAAAAAATCTGCGGCAATTCTCTCTGCAATGTCTCAAGATGAAGCATTGAAAATATTGGCATCGCTAAAACCTGCAATACTTGCGACGATATTAGAAAAGATGGAGCCTTCTGTTGCAAGTAAATATACAGAACTGCTTGCTGCAAATTCTGCAAGCGGAAGCTCATCAGATACCAGCACAGATACAGCATCAAGTGAGTAA
- the fliI gene encoding flagellar protein export ATPase FliI, with amino-acid sequence MRAAELLSSIDSIDPYKRYGRVKKVVGLMIESQGPESSIGDVCNIYIGTKNKRVIKAEVVGFKEDGIILMPYTTVNDISPGCLVEGTSEPLEVKAGAAMIGTVVDALGMPLDGTSLPKGLKSVPIDQDPPNPLKRPPISESMEVGVRLIDGLLTVGTGQRLGIFAGSGVGKSTLLGMIARNTKADLNVIALIGERGREVREFIERDLGPEGLKRSIVVVATSDQPALMRIKGAYTATAIAEYFRDKGLNVMLMMDSVTRVAMAQREVGLAIGEPPTTKGYTPSVFAILPKLLERTGTNEHGSITAFYTVLVDGDDMNEPIADTVRGILDGHFVLDRDLANKGQYPAVNVLKSVSRVMNHIVPKGHVHAAEKLRGLLSTYINSEDLINIGAYKKGSSIEIDTAIRLYPEILSYIKQSTDEKISLEESVNALISLSGVGDNR; translated from the coding sequence ATGAGAGCGGCAGAACTTCTATCATCGATCGATTCCATCGATCCTTACAAACGTTATGGCAGGGTTAAAAAAGTAGTTGGTCTTATGATAGAGTCGCAAGGTCCTGAAAGCTCAATAGGTGATGTGTGTAACATATATATTGGTACAAAAAATAAACGAGTTATTAAAGCAGAGGTAGTTGGATTTAAAGAAGATGGCATCATTCTAATGCCATATACGACGGTGAACGATATATCACCAGGCTGCTTAGTAGAAGGTACATCTGAACCCCTAGAAGTTAAAGCTGGTGCTGCCATGATTGGAACAGTCGTTGATGCACTTGGAATGCCGCTTGATGGCACATCATTACCAAAAGGATTAAAGAGTGTTCCGATTGATCAAGACCCGCCGAACCCATTAAAAAGACCGCCGATTTCAGAATCGATGGAGGTTGGGGTGCGCCTGATTGACGGCCTTCTAACAGTCGGAACAGGACAGCGTTTGGGGATTTTTGCCGGAAGTGGTGTCGGAAAAAGTACTCTGCTTGGTATGATCGCAAGAAACACCAAAGCCGATCTCAATGTTATTGCCTTAATTGGAGAGCGTGGTAGAGAGGTAAGAGAGTTCATTGAACGAGATTTAGGTCCTGAAGGCTTAAAGCGGTCGATCGTTGTTGTAGCAACAAGTGATCAGCCTGCACTTATGAGGATAAAGGGAGCATACACAGCAACAGCAATTGCTGAATACTTCCGTGACAAAGGATTAAACGTCATGCTGATGATGGACTCTGTAACAAGGGTAGCGATGGCGCAAAGGGAAGTTGGACTAGCCATCGGTGAGCCGCCGACAACAAAAGGATACACACCTTCTGTTTTCGCAATCTTGCCAAAGCTGCTAGAAAGAACAGGAACAAATGAACATGGAAGCATCACGGCATTTTATACAGTTCTAGTAGACGGAGATGACATGAATGAGCCGATTGCCGATACTGTTCGGGGGATATTGGATGGTCACTTTGTCTTAGATAGGGATCTCGCTAATAAGGGACAATATCCAGCTGTCAATGTATTGAAAAGTGTGAGCCGTGTTATGAACCATATTGTACCTAAAGGGCATGTCCATGCAGCGGAGAAATTACGTGGTTTACTCAGCACTTATATTAATTCAGAAGATTTGATTAACATCGGAGCATATAAAAAAGGTTCATCGATAGAAATCGATACAGCGATCCGTTTATATCCTGAAATATTATCTTATATAAAGCAATCAACAGACGAGAAAATCTCCTTAGAAGAAAGTGTCAACGCATTAATATCATTATCTGGAGTTGGAGATAACCGATGA
- a CDS encoding TIGR02530 family flagellar biosynthesis protein, with the protein MDRPIYPSLKSQAVINNGIRNIKSNSSNASFSSHLQSSIQTLDKLSISKHASQRLEQRGIVIDEEKWKQIEQKVNQAKKMGVKESLVLLQDAALIVSAKNNTVITAMDRKEATEQIFTNINGTIIMNE; encoded by the coding sequence ATGGATAGACCCATATATCCTTCTTTAAAATCACAAGCCGTAATCAATAATGGCATAAGGAATATCAAATCTAACAGCAGTAACGCTTCATTTTCATCTCATTTACAAAGTTCAATCCAGACACTTGATAAACTATCAATCTCAAAACACGCATCGCAACGACTTGAGCAGCGAGGGATTGTGATTGATGAAGAGAAGTGGAAGCAGATAGAACAAAAAGTAAACCAAGCAAAAAAAATGGGAGTTAAGGAATCACTCGTCTTGCTCCAGGATGCGGCTCTAATTGTCAGTGCAAAAAACAATACAGTGATTACGGCAATGGATCGTAAAGAAGCAACAGAACAAATATTTACTAATATAAATGGCACAATAATTATGAATGAATAA
- the fliG gene encoding flagellar motor switch protein FliG, producing the protein MARKEATELTGKQKAAVLLISLGPDVAASVYKHLSEEEIEKLSLEISGVKKVENSSKEEVLEEFHNIALAQDYISQGGIGYAKTVLEKALGTDQASVILNRLTSSLQVRPFDFARKADPSQILNFIQNEHPQTISLILSYLDPTQAGQILSELPQEMQADIAKRIAVMDSTSPEIINEVEQILERKLSSTVTQDYTQTGGIEAVVEVLNGVDRSTERTILDALEIQDPELAEEIKKRMFVFEDIVTLDNRAIQRIIRDCENEDLMLSLKVSGDEVKEIVFSNMSARMVESFKDEMEFMGPVRLKDVEEAQSRIVAIIRRLEDSGEIVVARGGGDDIIV; encoded by the coding sequence ATGGCACGAAAAGAAGCTACGGAGCTTACAGGAAAACAAAAAGCTGCTGTTCTACTTATATCATTAGGACCAGATGTAGCAGCTTCTGTTTATAAGCATTTAAGTGAAGAAGAGATAGAGAAACTTTCCTTAGAGATATCTGGTGTTAAAAAGGTGGAGAACTCTTCTAAAGAAGAAGTACTAGAAGAGTTCCATAACATAGCATTAGCACAGGATTATATCTCTCAAGGCGGTATCGGATATGCTAAAACAGTTTTGGAAAAAGCGTTAGGAACAGATCAAGCATCTGTCATCTTGAATCGATTAACTTCTTCCTTGCAAGTTAGACCGTTTGATTTTGCAAGAAAGGCCGACCCGAGCCAAATCCTTAACTTTATCCAAAATGAACATCCACAAACAATCTCATTAATACTTTCCTATTTAGATCCAACCCAGGCAGGCCAGATATTATCTGAGCTGCCACAGGAAATGCAGGCAGATATTGCGAAGCGAATTGCTGTTATGGACAGTACATCTCCTGAAATTATTAATGAAGTGGAACAAATTTTAGAAAGAAAACTATCTAGCACTGTAACACAGGATTATACACAAACCGGTGGTATTGAGGCAGTTGTTGAAGTGTTGAATGGTGTTGACCGCTCGACAGAAAGAACAATTCTTGATGCTCTTGAAATACAGGATCCTGAGTTGGCAGAAGAAATTAAGAAAAGAATGTTCGTATTCGAAGATATTGTTACATTGGATAACAGAGCAATTCAACGTATTATCCGTGACTGTGAAAATGAAGACCTTATGCTTTCATTGAAGGTTTCTGGTGACGAAGTGAAGGAAATTGTATTCAGTAACATGTCTGCAAGAATGGTTGAATCCTTCAAGGATGAAATGGAGTTCATGGGACCTGTCCGCCTGAAAGATGTTGAAGAAGCACAATCAAGAATTGTTGCTATTATCAGACGTTTAGAAGACTCTGGTGAGATTGTCGTTGCGCGCGGTGGAGGAGATGATATTATTGTCTAG
- the fliH gene encoding flagellar assembly protein FliH yields MSRLIKSSWANAEQANEKIISIKYVNNFQGTDFHADPEYTKIVEQATADAAAIRENAEKEAAALRELLQHEKNNWQSEKNLLMEEAHREGYQSGVDEGRMAGFTEYAEHIEEAKSIIQASKLDYDKYLNSAETEILELSMKVAEKIVQTSISEKEEYFMQLVKKVLKETRDQKEIQLHVNPIHYQYLLSEKEELLSLFPIKPNLFIFPDEAAAENGCIIETANGRIEASVDTQLLMIKQKLLDLLESE; encoded by the coding sequence TTGTCTAGGCTTATTAAATCAAGTTGGGCAAATGCAGAACAAGCAAATGAAAAGATTATCTCCATTAAGTATGTAAATAACTTTCAGGGAACAGATTTTCATGCTGATCCAGAATACACAAAAATCGTGGAACAGGCGACTGCAGACGCAGCTGCCATCCGAGAGAATGCAGAAAAAGAAGCAGCAGCTTTAAGAGAGCTGCTGCAACATGAGAAAAACAATTGGCAATCAGAAAAAAACCTTTTGATGGAAGAAGCCCATCGAGAAGGTTACCAATCTGGTGTTGATGAAGGAAGAATGGCTGGATTTACAGAGTATGCAGAACATATTGAAGAAGCGAAATCAATCATTCAAGCAAGCAAATTGGATTATGATAAATATTTGAATAGTGCTGAAACAGAAATCCTGGAACTTAGCATGAAGGTAGCTGAAAAGATTGTTCAGACAAGTATTTCAGAAAAAGAAGAATATTTTATGCAGCTCGTCAAAAAGGTTTTGAAGGAAACAAGAGACCAAAAGGAAATTCAATTGCATGTTAATCCGATTCATTATCAATACCTCCTTTCAGAAAAGGAAGAATTATTATCGTTATTTCCAATCAAACCAAATTTGTTTATTTTTCCTGATGAAGCAGCAGCAGAAAATGGCTGCATAATCGAGACAGCTAATGGACGCATTGAAGCAAGTGTTGATACACAGCTGCTCATGATTAAACAAAAATTACTAGACCTATTGGAGAGTGAATGA
- the fliL gene encoding flagellar basal body-associated protein FliL: protein MKNNKVLVIMLVLILTIALVGAGAFIYIWKFSGDKEEKEPTIDEVVEASIDIPELTTNLATDNFIRISFKVQTDSTKAAEELEKRVFQVQNIIIQELSEKTPKDMQGKEGQVKLENDLKDKINELMQEGKVVQVYITNSLLQ, encoded by the coding sequence ATGAAGAACAATAAAGTCCTTGTTATTATGTTAGTTTTAATACTAACAATTGCTCTTGTTGGAGCAGGAGCATTCATTTATATCTGGAAGTTTTCAGGTGATAAAGAAGAGAAGGAACCAACTATTGATGAAGTAGTGGAAGCTTCTATTGATATTCCTGAATTAACAACCAATTTAGCAACTGATAACTTCATTCGCATATCCTTTAAAGTGCAAACAGATAGTACAAAAGCCGCTGAAGAACTAGAAAAACGTGTTTTCCAAGTTCAAAATATTATCATTCAAGAGCTGTCTGAGAAAACACCAAAAGATATGCAAGGTAAAGAAGGTCAGGTTAAGTTAGAAAATGATTTGAAAGATAAAATTAATGAATTGATGCAAGAAGGAAAGGTAGTTCAAGTATATATAACCAATTCTCTTCTCCAATAA